In the genome of Myroides phaeus, one region contains:
- the clpB gene encoding ATP-dependent chaperone ClpB, with amino-acid sequence MNLNNFTIKSQEALQRAQVIVQGLGQQQIENEHIFKAIMEVDENVTPFILKKLNINVDTFKSVLDATIQNFPKVSGADIGLSREAGTALTEAQAIATKMKDEFVSIEHLILAIFKSRSRVAQILKDQGVTEKQLEAAINEIRNGARVTSASAEETYNSLNKYANNLTQLANEGKLDPVIGRDEEIRRVLQILSRRTKNNPMLIGEPGVGKTAIAEGLAHRIVQQDVPDNLKDKQIFSLDMGALIAGAKYKGEFEERLKAVVKEVTSAEGNIILFIDEIHTLVGAGGGDGAMDAANILKPALARGELRSIGATTLDEYQKYFEKDKALERRFQKVIVDEPDTESAISILRGIKEKYEAHHKVRIKDEAIIAAVNLSERYITNRFLPDKAIDLMDEAAAKLRMEINSKPEELDALDRKIMQLEIEIEAIKRENDEDKLKSLGLEVANLKEERNDIFTKWQSEKEVVDQVQTIKQEIETYKLEAEKAEREGDYGKVAELRYGKIKDAQEKLDAAQKQVEANQSGHSLIKEEVTSDHIAEVVAKWTGVPVTKMLQSEREKLLHLETELHKRVVGQEEAIEAISDAVRRSRAGLQDPKKPIGSFLFLGTTGVGKTELAKALAVYLFDDENAMTRIDMSEYGERHSVSRLVGAPPGYVGYDEGGQLTEAVRRKPYSVVLLDEIEKAHPDTFNILLQVLDEGRLTDNKGRLADFKNTIIIMTSNMGSHIIQEKFENISNIEQASEEAKEGVLNELKQTVRPEFLNRIDEVVMFTPLSKDNILSIVDIQLQGVFKMLQQQNIHMEATAEAKEFLASKGFEPEFGARPVKRVVQREVLNRLSKEILAGKVKADSMILLDAFNNELVFRNQEV; translated from the coding sequence ATGAACTTAAATAATTTTACAATAAAATCACAAGAGGCTCTACAACGTGCGCAAGTTATCGTACAGGGTTTAGGGCAACAGCAAATTGAGAATGAACACATTTTCAAAGCTATCATGGAAGTGGATGAAAACGTAACACCTTTCATCTTAAAAAAATTAAACATAAACGTTGATACTTTTAAATCAGTTTTAGATGCTACTATCCAAAACTTTCCAAAAGTATCAGGTGCAGATATAGGTTTGTCTCGTGAAGCAGGTACTGCTCTTACAGAAGCACAAGCCATTGCTACAAAGATGAAAGATGAGTTTGTTTCAATCGAACACTTAATCTTAGCCATCTTTAAATCGAGAAGTCGTGTTGCTCAAATCTTAAAAGATCAAGGAGTAACAGAAAAACAATTAGAAGCGGCAATTAACGAAATCAGAAATGGAGCAAGAGTTACCTCTGCTTCTGCTGAAGAGACTTACAACTCTTTAAATAAGTATGCGAATAATTTAACACAGTTGGCTAACGAAGGGAAATTAGACCCTGTAATTGGTCGTGATGAAGAAATTAGACGTGTATTGCAAATTTTGAGTCGCCGTACTAAAAACAACCCAATGTTAATTGGTGAGCCAGGTGTTGGTAAAACTGCTATTGCAGAAGGATTAGCACACCGTATTGTACAACAAGACGTGCCAGACAACTTAAAAGATAAACAGATCTTCTCATTAGATATGGGGGCTTTGATTGCTGGTGCTAAGTATAAAGGTGAATTTGAAGAGCGTTTAAAAGCGGTAGTTAAAGAAGTTACTTCAGCAGAAGGAAACATAATCTTGTTTATTGATGAGATTCACACTCTTGTAGGTGCTGGTGGTGGTGACGGAGCTATGGATGCTGCAAACATCTTAAAACCTGCTTTAGCAAGAGGAGAACTTCGTTCGATTGGAGCAACAACTTTAGACGAGTATCAAAAGTATTTTGAAAAAGACAAAGCATTAGAACGTCGTTTCCAAAAAGTAATTGTAGACGAACCAGATACAGAGAGCGCTATCTCTATCTTACGTGGTATTAAAGAGAAATATGAAGCTCACCACAAAGTGCGTATCAAAGACGAAGCGATTATTGCAGCAGTAAACTTGTCTGAGCGATATATTACTAACCGTTTCTTACCAGACAAAGCTATTGACTTAATGGATGAGGCAGCAGCTAAGTTGAGAATGGAGATTAACTCTAAACCAGAGGAATTAGATGCTCTTGACCGTAAGATTATGCAGTTGGAAATTGAGATTGAAGCAATTAAAAGAGAAAATGATGAAGATAAATTAAAATCATTAGGACTTGAAGTTGCCAACTTAAAAGAAGAAAGAAATGATATTTTCACTAAATGGCAATCTGAAAAAGAGGTTGTTGATCAAGTGCAAACTATCAAACAAGAAATAGAGACTTACAAGTTAGAAGCTGAAAAAGCTGAACGTGAAGGTGATTACGGAAAAGTTGCTGAATTGCGCTATGGTAAGATCAAAGACGCACAAGAGAAACTTGATGCTGCTCAAAAACAAGTAGAAGCTAATCAAAGTGGACACTCGCTTATTAAAGAGGAAGTTACAAGTGATCATATTGCTGAAGTTGTTGCTAAATGGACTGGTGTTCCTGTAACAAAAATGTTGCAAAGTGAAAGAGAGAAATTACTTCACTTAGAAACTGAGTTACACAAACGCGTTGTAGGACAAGAAGAAGCAATTGAAGCGATTAGTGATGCTGTACGTAGAAGTCGCGCTGGACTACAAGATCCTAAAAAACCAATTGGTTCGTTCCTATTCTTAGGTACTACTGGGGTTGGTAAAACGGAGTTGGCAAAAGCTTTAGCAGTGTACTTATTTGACGATGAAAATGCAATGACTCGTATTGATATGAGTGAGTATGGTGAGCGTCATAGCGTAAGTAGATTAGTTGGAGCGCCTCCAGGATACGTAGGATATGATGAAGGAGGACAATTAACAGAGGCTGTTCGTAGAAAACCGTATTCTGTAGTCTTATTAGATGAGATTGAAAAAGCGCACCCAGATACGTTTAATATCTTATTACAAGTATTAGATGAAGGACGTTTAACAGATAATAAAGGCCGTTTAGCAGACTTTAAAAACACCATTATCATTATGACTTCTAATATGGGTAGTCATATTATACAAGAGAAATTTGAGAATATCTCTAATATAGAACAAGCTTCAGAAGAAGCAAAAGAAGGTGTTTTAAACGAGTTGAAACAAACTGTACGCCCAGAGTTCTTAAACCGTATTGATGAGGTAGTAATGTTTACTCCATTGAGTAAAGATAACATCTTGTCTATTGTAGATATACAATTACAGGGAGTGTTTAAAATGTTACAACAACAAAACATTCATATGGAAGCTACAGCTGAGGCTAAAGAGTTCTTAGCAAGTAAAGGTTTTGAACCAGAGTTTGGAGCTCGTCCTGTAAAACGTGTTGTACAACGCGAAGTATTAAACCGCTTGTCTAAAGAGATATTAGCTGGTAAAGTAAAAGCAGATAGTATGATTTTATTAGATGCTTTCAACAACGAGTTAGTATTCAGAAACCAAGAGGTTTAA
- the ytxJ gene encoding bacillithiol system redox-active protein YtxJ, protein MNWIQLTESTQIEDLIKQSEEKAVVIFKSSNRCYISKFALKNFESSFTNPTEAPCYMVDVVANRLVSMEIADKFQIHHESPQLLIISKGKAVFHTSHESIDGKDTEKLLLRL, encoded by the coding sequence ATGAACTGGATTCAACTTACAGAAAGTACACAAATAGAGGACCTAATCAAACAGTCTGAAGAGAAGGCTGTAGTTATTTTTAAAAGTAGCAACAGATGCTATATTAGTAAATTTGCTTTAAAAAACTTTGAAAGTAGTTTTACTAATCCAACAGAAGCGCCTTGCTATATGGTAGATGTAGTAGCTAATCGCTTGGTGTCAATGGAGATTGCTGATAAGTTTCAGATTCACCATGAATCACCACAGCTTTTGATTATCTCTAAAGGAAAAGCTGTATTCCACACTTCTCATGAGAGTATAGATGGAAAGGATACAGAGAAATTATTGTTGCGTTTATAA
- the fahA gene encoding fumarylacetoacetase, whose translation MIISANDPKRKTWLEVSNDSDFPIQNIPFGVFITKDDVITIGTRIGNYAIDLSALQMLGYFKGIELTDDVFLQDTLNDFISNGKKTWREVRNRIADIFDNNNDALKNNAKHREAVIFDMNEVEMQLPVYIGDYTDFYSSKEHATNVGIMFRDPENALMPNWLHIPVGYHGRSSTIVPSGVNVKRPVGQTLPKGEKTPIFGPSQRVDFELETAFITTDANLLGENILVDDAEEHIFGMVLLNDWSARDIQTWEYVPLGPFLAKNFASSISPWIISIDALEPFRVASPEQNPLPLPYLQQTGNKTFDINLEVYLKPENSTDKLICTSNFKYLYWTMSQQLAHHTINGCKINSGDLMGSGTISGKDPSSFGSMLELAWAGSKPIEMPDGSTRSFIHDYDTVTMKGYCQNDEVRIGFGEVSSMLLPASVKI comes from the coding sequence ATGATAATTAGTGCAAATGATCCTAAAAGGAAAACGTGGCTTGAGGTAAGTAATGACTCTGATTTTCCAATCCAGAATATTCCTTTTGGAGTTTTTATTACCAAAGACGACGTGATTACAATAGGTACGCGTATTGGAAATTATGCGATTGATTTGAGTGCTTTACAAATGTTGGGGTATTTTAAAGGTATTGAATTAACCGATGACGTGTTTTTACAAGATACACTAAATGACTTCATCTCTAACGGAAAAAAGACTTGGCGCGAGGTTAGAAATCGCATCGCAGATATATTTGACAACAATAATGACGCTTTAAAGAATAATGCAAAGCACAGAGAGGCTGTTATTTTTGATATGAATGAGGTGGAAATGCAATTACCTGTTTATATAGGTGATTATACAGACTTCTATTCAAGTAAAGAGCACGCTACTAACGTTGGTATCATGTTTAGAGATCCAGAAAATGCTTTAATGCCAAACTGGTTACACATTCCTGTAGGATATCACGGTAGAAGTTCTACAATTGTTCCGTCTGGAGTAAATGTGAAAAGACCAGTAGGACAAACATTACCAAAAGGTGAAAAGACTCCTATTTTCGGTCCTTCACAACGTGTAGACTTTGAATTAGAAACTGCTTTTATTACTACAGACGCTAATTTATTAGGAGAGAATATTTTGGTTGATGATGCGGAAGAACACATCTTTGGTATGGTATTACTAAATGACTGGAGCGCACGTGACATTCAAACGTGGGAATACGTTCCATTAGGGCCGTTTTTAGCTAAGAACTTTGCATCTTCGATATCTCCTTGGATTATTTCAATTGATGCCTTAGAACCGTTTAGAGTGGCTAGTCCTGAACAGAACCCGCTACCTCTTCCCTATTTACAACAAACGGGAAATAAAACGTTTGACATCAACCTGGAGGTTTACTTAAAACCTGAGAACAGTACAGATAAACTGATTTGTACTTCAAACTTCAAATATCTTTATTGGACAATGAGTCAGCAACTGGCACACCATACTATCAACGGATGTAAGATTAACTCTGGTGATTTAATGGGGTCTGGTACTATTTCAGGAAAAGATCCTTCAAGCTTTGGTTCGATGTTAGAATTAGCTTGGGCAGGTTCAAAACCAATTGAAATGCCTGATGGTAGTACGCGTTCATTCATTCACGACTACGATACTGTAACAATGAAAGGATATTGTCAGAATGACGAAGTAAGAATAGGTTTTGGTGAAGTTAGCAGTATGTTATTGCCTGCTTCAGTTAAGATCTAA
- the glyA gene encoding serine hydroxymethyltransferase yields the protein MARDTEIFDLILEEQDRQVHGIELIASENFVSEDTMEAAGSCLTNKYAEGYPNKRYYGGCEVVDVVEQIAIDRAKALFGAEYVNVQPHSGSQANTEVFAACLKPGDKILGFDLSHGGHLTHGSPVNFSGKLYNPVFYGVEQETGMLNYDKIQEIATKEQPKLIIAGASAYSRDMDFERFRKIADSVGAILMADISHPAGLIAKGLLNDPVPHCHIITTTTHKTLRGPRGGMIMMGKDFPNPFGIKTPKGEVRMMSSLLDSAVFPGNQGGPLMHIIAAKAVAFGEALSDEFFNYTLQVQKNAKAMAEAFVKRGYDIISGGTDNHMMLIDLRNKNISGKDAENALVKAEITVNKNMVPFDDKSPFVTSGIRIGTPAITTRGLVEADMETIVALIDKVIMNHTDEAIIEEIADQVNEMMEERPMFVW from the coding sequence ATGGCAAGAGACACAGAAATTTTTGATCTAATTTTAGAAGAGCAAGACAGACAAGTTCATGGTATTGAATTAATTGCATCAGAGAACTTCGTAAGTGAAGATACTATGGAGGCAGCTGGTTCTTGTTTGACAAATAAATACGCGGAAGGATATCCTAACAAACGCTACTACGGAGGATGTGAAGTAGTTGACGTTGTTGAGCAAATTGCTATTGATAGAGCAAAAGCTTTATTTGGAGCAGAATACGTAAACGTACAACCACACTCTGGTTCACAAGCAAACACTGAGGTATTTGCAGCGTGTCTTAAACCTGGTGATAAAATCTTAGGATTTGACTTATCTCACGGAGGACACTTAACTCACGGTTCACCTGTAAACTTCTCTGGAAAATTATACAACCCTGTATTTTACGGTGTTGAGCAAGAGACAGGAATGTTGAACTACGACAAGATTCAAGAAATCGCTACTAAAGAGCAACCTAAGTTAATCATTGCTGGTGCTTCTGCTTATTCAAGAGATATGGATTTCGAACGTTTCAGAAAAATTGCTGACAGCGTTGGTGCTATCTTAATGGCTGATATTTCTCACCCTGCAGGACTTATTGCTAAAGGTTTATTGAATGACCCTGTTCCTCATTGTCATATCATCACGACTACTACTCACAAAACGTTGAGAGGACCTCGTGGAGGAATGATTATGATGGGTAAAGACTTCCCTAATCCATTTGGAATCAAAACTCCTAAAGGTGAGGTTAGAATGATGTCTTCTTTATTAGACAGTGCTGTTTTCCCTGGAAACCAAGGAGGACCATTAATGCACATCATCGCTGCTAAAGCGGTTGCATTTGGTGAAGCGCTTTCTGATGAGTTCTTTAACTATACTTTACAAGTACAAAAGAATGCTAAAGCTATGGCTGAGGCTTTCGTAAAAAGAGGATATGATATCATCTCTGGTGGTACAGATAACCATATGATGTTAATCGACCTTAGAAACAAAAATATTTCTGGTAAAGATGCTGAAAACGCTTTAGTTAAAGCTGAAATTACTGTTAATAAAAATATGGTTCCTTTTGATGACAAATCTCCATTCGTAACTTCAGGTATCCGTATTGGTACGCCTGCTATTACTACAAGAGGTTTAGTTGAAGCGGATATGGAAACTATCGTTGCTTTAATCGACAAAGTAATTATGAACCACACTGACGAAGCTATCATCGAAGAAATTGCTGATCAAGTAAATGAAATGATGGAAGAACGTCCAATGTTTGTATGGTAA
- a CDS encoding acyl-[acyl-carrier-protein] thioesterase gives MPISPTFTSIYEQRFIVDYFDCDTEGNLNIVDFCKLIQIASAQHSVLGGISFWDLQTVNQAWVVNKFRVEITRVPKWQEEIRVVTWIEKLDGIRSVRNFEVFIGDEKVAGASSLWVILNTVRRRPEMMTLPHDHFIKYTDKKGIDGEFFKYGKPEALDKLVDSQVQYSDLDMVNHVTNIKYLEWIVDAVKMNDINIDSIKVVDMVFQKELRFKEEYSVFQAEGNSNHYMIKNKEDQISFQCIIE, from the coding sequence ATGCCTATTTCTCCTACTTTTACATCTATTTATGAGCAACGCTTTATAGTTGATTATTTTGATTGCGATACTGAAGGAAACCTTAATATTGTTGATTTCTGTAAGTTAATACAGATTGCATCTGCTCAGCATTCAGTTTTAGGAGGAATTAGTTTTTGGGACTTACAAACCGTTAACCAAGCTTGGGTTGTAAACAAATTCAGGGTTGAGATAACAAGAGTTCCTAAATGGCAGGAAGAGATTAGAGTTGTTACGTGGATTGAGAAATTAGATGGTATTCGCTCTGTTAGAAATTTTGAAGTGTTCATTGGAGATGAGAAAGTAGCTGGGGCAAGTTCGCTTTGGGTAATTTTGAATACGGTTAGACGTCGTCCTGAAATGATGACACTACCACACGATCACTTTATCAAATACACAGATAAAAAGGGTATAGATGGAGAGTTTTTCAAATATGGAAAGCCTGAAGCCTTAGATAAGTTAGTTGATTCACAAGTGCAGTATTCTGATTTAGATATGGTAAATCACGTAACCAATATTAAATACTTAGAGTGGATTGTAGATGCCGTTAAAATGAATGATATCAATATTGACTCTATAAAAGTAGTTGATATGGTTTTTCAAAAGGAATTGCGCTTCAAAGAAGAGTATTCTGTATTCCAAGCAGAGGGTAATAGCAATCATTATATGATTAAAAACAAAGAAGATCAGATTAGTTTTCAATGCATCATTGAATAA
- the miaA gene encoding tRNA (adenosine(37)-N6)-dimethylallyltransferase MiaA yields MFTENKNYLIVVIGPTAIGKTALGIKIANHFNCDIISCDSRQFYKEMAIGTAVPTEDELKAAKHHFIQNISIETSYSVGDFERDAIVKLNELFKENPVQVMVGGSGLFVNAVLNGLDEFPDVDPAIREGLNKDLAEKGLVYLQEMLKELDPVHYEKVAIDNPQRVTRALEICIGTGQPYSSFLNKKENTRNFTPIVVGLEADREEMYNRINKRVDIMMEKGLLKEAAEMYPHRAINALQTVGYRELFAYFDKEYDLDFAIEEIKKNTRRFAKRQITWFKRTDGVAWFNYLTPTEKIIDAINLKMN; encoded by the coding sequence ATGTTTACGGAAAATAAGAATTATTTAATTGTAGTTATAGGTCCTACTGCTATTGGAAAAACGGCTTTAGGAATTAAAATAGCTAATCATTTTAACTGTGATATCATCTCGTGTGATAGTCGCCAGTTTTATAAAGAAATGGCTATAGGAACTGCTGTTCCAACAGAAGATGAATTAAAGGCTGCAAAGCATCATTTTATACAAAATATTAGTATTGAAACTTCTTATTCTGTTGGGGATTTTGAGCGAGATGCTATTGTGAAGTTAAACGAATTGTTTAAGGAGAATCCCGTTCAAGTAATGGTGGGTGGTTCTGGTTTATTTGTGAATGCTGTTTTAAATGGTTTAGACGAGTTTCCAGATGTTGATCCGGCTATACGCGAGGGTTTAAACAAAGACTTAGCTGAAAAGGGATTAGTGTACTTACAAGAGATGTTGAAGGAGTTAGATCCTGTACACTATGAAAAAGTAGCTATTGATAATCCACAACGTGTTACACGTGCTTTAGAGATTTGTATTGGTACAGGACAACCTTATTCATCGTTTTTAAACAAGAAAGAGAATACGCGTAACTTCACTCCTATTGTTGTCGGATTGGAGGCAGATAGAGAAGAAATGTACAATAGAATCAATAAGCGTGTTGATATCATGATGGAGAAAGGTTTGCTGAAAGAAGCAGCTGAGATGTATCCACATAGAGCAATAAATGCGTTACAAACTGTGGGATACCGCGAATTATTTGCGTATTTCGACAAAGAGTACGATTTAGATTTCGCTATTGAAGAAATAAAAAAGAATACACGCCGTTTTGCTAAAAGACAGATAACTTGGTTTAAACGCACAGATGGAGTTGCCTGGTTTAATTACCTTACTCCTACTGAAAAGATTATTGATGCTATAAACCTAAAAATGAACTAA
- a CDS encoding ion transporter → MRRRLKNKWDILKQKIYIIIYGSNTFAGKLFDLALLGVILLSVLLVMLESIESYDLKHHKGLLICEWVITVFFSLEYALRILCNKKPLRYIFSFYGIVDLISILPMYLSFFIPGSRVLTVVRALRLLRLFGILNLVPYIGQESHLKLAIKASRTKIIVFVYFILVVSILLGALMYVIEGKDSGFSSIPRSIYWCIVTMTTVGYGDIAPQSTLGQMIASLIMIMGYGIIAVPTGIVTAEFSNIKRNRLDAKKRRNCSSCTTTIYDEDANYCYNCGQKLGDVYGK, encoded by the coding sequence GTGAGACGGAGATTAAAAAACAAATGGGATATTTTAAAGCAGAAGATTTATATCATTATTTATGGTTCTAATACTTTTGCGGGTAAATTGTTTGACCTTGCACTTTTAGGAGTAATCCTATTGAGTGTTTTATTGGTAATGCTTGAGTCAATTGAGAGTTATGATTTAAAACACCATAAAGGACTTCTGATCTGTGAGTGGGTTATTACAGTTTTCTTCTCTTTAGAATATGCTCTTCGAATTTTATGTAATAAAAAGCCGTTAAGGTATATTTTTAGTTTCTATGGTATTGTGGATTTAATATCTATTCTACCGATGTATTTGTCGTTCTTTATACCTGGTTCACGTGTGCTTACAGTAGTAAGAGCACTGCGTTTACTTCGTTTATTTGGTATTCTAAACTTAGTACCTTATATCGGACAAGAATCACATTTAAAGTTGGCGATTAAAGCAAGTAGAACTAAGATTATTGTATTCGTTTACTTCATTTTGGTTGTTTCTATTTTATTAGGAGCCTTGATGTATGTAATTGAAGGAAAAGATAGTGGCTTTAGTAGTATTCCGCGTAGTATTTATTGGTGTATCGTTACGATGACAACGGTAGGATATGGAGATATTGCTCCACAAAGTACCTTAGGTCAGATGATTGCTTCTTTGATTATGATTATGGGTTACGGTATCATCGCCGTGCCAACAGGAATTGTAACAGCTGAGTTTTCAAATATTAAACGAAATAGATTAGATGCTAAGAAAAGAAGAAACTGTTCTTCTTGTACTACTACCATTTATGATGAGGATGCTAACTACTGTTATAACTGCGGTCAAAAATTAGGAGATGTTTACGGAAAATAA
- a CDS encoding exonuclease domain-containing protein yields MYAILDIETTGGQFNEEGITEIAIYKFDGNQIVDQFISLVNPEKEIQPFVVKLTGINNAMLRLAPKFYEVAKRIIEITENCVIVAHNAEFDYRVIRNEFRRLGYDYARNTLCTVELSQKLLPDMQSYSLGKLVRSLGIPIADRHRASGDASATVKLFELLLSKDHEKTILTSMIKSDIKVGLNPKFLDIVDTLPSNVGIYYIHDNLGKIIYIGKSRNIKKKVLQHFTSNSPTFKKVQQETYTVTFEKTGNELIALLKEAEEIAVNKPRYNKVAKKSVFPYSLYLKYNQAGFVYLAIEKTDGRKKNLMAFTSPNEARKFITKVFSKDEVQPFVDFIYEKKSNKVTEENFSDTLEMTFEEYNMQVTSLLNTYNIDDHNLLIIDKGRKVDEKSAVALAMGKLSGFCFFNLNYQVNDPGRIAANLTPISFNRNNRNIILNYLNKKVGYKLIHY; encoded by the coding sequence TTGTACGCGATTTTAGATATAGAAACTACTGGTGGGCAGTTTAATGAAGAGGGAATCACAGAGATTGCAATCTACAAGTTTGATGGTAATCAAATTGTAGATCAGTTTATCAGTTTAGTAAATCCAGAGAAGGAAATTCAACCGTTTGTTGTGAAACTAACGGGAATCAACAACGCAATGCTGCGATTAGCACCTAAGTTTTATGAGGTGGCTAAGCGTATTATTGAGATAACAGAGAATTGTGTTATTGTAGCACATAATGCTGAGTTTGATTACCGTGTTATTCGCAATGAATTCAGGCGTTTAGGATATGATTATGCTCGCAATACTTTGTGTACAGTCGAATTGTCTCAGAAGCTTTTACCAGATATGCAGTCGTATAGTTTGGGAAAATTGGTGCGTTCTTTAGGTATTCCTATTGCTGATAGACATAGAGCAAGTGGTGATGCCTCTGCTACGGTTAAATTGTTTGAGTTATTATTATCTAAAGATCACGAAAAGACAATCTTAACTTCTATGATTAAGTCTGATATAAAAGTAGGCTTGAATCCGAAGTTCTTAGATATTGTAGATACATTGCCTTCAAATGTTGGTATTTACTATATACACGACAACTTAGGGAAGATTATTTATATCGGAAAAAGTAGGAATATTAAGAAGAAGGTGTTGCAACACTTTACAAGTAATTCTCCTACGTTTAAAAAGGTTCAGCAAGAAACATATACTGTTACTTTTGAAAAAACAGGAAATGAGTTGATTGCACTATTAAAAGAGGCTGAGGAAATTGCAGTAAATAAACCGAGGTATAATAAAGTGGCAAAGAAGAGTGTATTCCCCTACTCTTTGTACTTGAAATATAATCAAGCTGGTTTTGTTTATTTGGCAATTGAAAAAACAGATGGAAGAAAGAAAAACTTAATGGCTTTTACTTCTCCTAATGAAGCACGTAAGTTTATTACTAAGGTATTTAGTAAGGATGAAGTGCAACCATTTGTAGATTTTATTTATGAAAAAAAATCAAATAAAGTAACGGAAGAGAATTTCTCAGATACTTTAGAGATGACATTTGAAGAATATAATATGCAAGTTACCTCTTTGTTGAATACGTATAATATTGATGATCACAATCTATTGATAATTGACAAGGGAAGAAAAGTAGACGAGAAAAGTGCTGTTGCCTTAGCAATGGGTAAACTAAGTGGTTTTTGCTTTTTTAACTTGAATTATCAGGTAAATGATCCAGGACGTATTGCTGCGAACTTAACGCCCATTTCTTTTAATAGAAATAATCGCAATATCATTCTGAACTATTTGAATAAGAAAGTTGGTTATAAATTAATACACTATTAA
- a CDS encoding YggS family pyridoxal phosphate-dependent enzyme has product MSITQNLKHVKGALPAHVTLVAVSKTKPNEDILEAYEAGQRIFGENKIQEMTEKYEALPKDIEWHMIGHVQRNKVKYMAPFVSLIHGVDSFKLLKEINKQAKSNNRVINCLLQVFIAQEETKFGLDQNELDDIFSSEEFEALENVKIVGLMGMATFTDDQEEVKREFTSLKETFDHCKMYYNEMDNVELQTVSMGMSNDYPIAIECGSTMVRIGSNIFGSRNY; this is encoded by the coding sequence ATGTCTATTACACAGAATTTAAAACACGTTAAAGGGGCTTTACCTGCACACGTTACGCTTGTAGCTGTTTCTAAAACTAAACCTAATGAGGATATTTTAGAAGCTTATGAAGCAGGACAAAGAATTTTTGGTGAGAATAAGATTCAAGAGATGACGGAAAAGTATGAGGCTCTTCCAAAAGATATTGAGTGGCATATGATTGGCCACGTGCAACGTAATAAGGTGAAATATATGGCGCCTTTTGTTTCGTTGATTCACGGGGTTGATAGTTTTAAGTTGTTAAAAGAAATCAATAAACAAGCAAAGAGCAATAACCGCGTTATTAATTGTTTGCTACAAGTGTTTATTGCACAAGAAGAAACAAAGTTTGGACTTGACCAAAATGAATTAGACGATATCTTTTCAAGTGAAGAATTCGAAGCTCTTGAGAATGTGAAAATAGTGGGACTTATGGGTATGGCTACTTTTACTGATGATCAGGAAGAAGTGAAAAGAGAGTTTACTTCTTTGAAAGAAACTTTTGACCATTGTAAAATGTATTACAACGAGATGGATAACGTGGAGTTGCAAACAGTATCAATGGGAATGAGTAACGATTATCCTATTGCAATAGAATGTGGAAGTACGATGGTTAGAATTGGAAGTAACATTTTTGGAAGTCGTAATTATTAA